In 'Nostoc azollae' 0708, the following are encoded in one genomic region:
- a CDS encoding pentapeptide repeat-containing protein has product MWNQASLFQSTFEDFDLTVANFDHASLVKADLYG; this is encoded by the coding sequence ATCTGGAATCAAGCCAGTTTATTCCAATCCACTTTTGAAGACTTCGATCTAACTGTTGCCAACTTCGATCATGCTAGTTTGGTTAAAGCTGACCTCTACGGGTGA
- a CDS encoding branched-chain amino acid ABC transporter permease: MIEYLIFLAISTATFTLFGLGLNLQWGFTGLINFGHIAFMTLGAYTTVLLSLKGVPLLFSTIAGAIVAALLGLVIGFATLRLREDYLGIVTIGTGELVRLVINNQELPIANTWVSGAFGVQSYVIPLNTTPSLFLRLLMIGVLTLLTIITVFCLWRWVKTARKSPSNCNNQEFFSGLIVGIILGVLLLTIYVAGVMGLYNYNPKAGLMLLALLVLAFVFWRLELLVKSPWGRILKAIREDEEIPKALGKNVFWYKLQSLMLGGAIAGIAGAFFAWQLSAIYPDNFQPQLTFDAWIMVILGGSGNNIGTILGAVIYFAYDALTRELLPKIVPLDVERIGAFRIMFIGLILMVLMIWRPQGFLGKKEELTLGK, encoded by the coding sequence ATGATTGAATATCTTATTTTTCTCGCTATTTCTACCGCTACCTTTACCCTGTTTGGACTGGGACTTAATTTGCAGTGGGGTTTTACAGGGTTAATTAACTTTGGTCATATTGCTTTTATGACCTTGGGAGCGTATACAACAGTTTTATTAAGTTTAAAGGGCGTGCCTCTATTATTTTCAACTATAGCAGGGGCAATTGTGGCCGCTTTGTTGGGTTTAGTAATTGGTTTTGCAACTTTACGCTTGCGGGAAGATTATCTGGGTATTGTCACTATAGGCACAGGAGAACTGGTACGGTTGGTAATAAATAATCAGGAGTTACCAATTGCTAATACTTGGGTATCTGGGGCGTTCGGTGTACAAAGTTATGTTATACCCTTGAATACAACGCCAAGTTTATTTTTGCGATTGCTGATGATTGGCGTACTTACTCTGCTAACAATCATCACCGTCTTTTGCTTGTGGCGCTGGGTGAAAACGGCTCGAAAATCCCCAAGCAATTGCAACAACCAAGAATTCTTTTCAGGTTTAATAGTGGGAATAATTTTAGGTGTGTTGTTATTAACAATTTATGTTGCTGGTGTGATGGGACTATATAACTACAATCCTAAAGCTGGTTTGATGTTGTTGGCTTTGTTAGTATTAGCATTTGTTTTTTGGCGGTTAGAACTTTTAGTAAAATCTCCTTGGGGTAGAATCCTCAAAGCTATCCGCGAAGATGAAGAAATTCCCAAAGCATTAGGTAAAAATGTCTTTTGGTATAAACTACAATCTTTAATGTTAGGCGGTGCGATCGCAGGTATAGCTGGTGCTTTCTTCGCGTGGCAACTCAGCGCCATTTACCCCGATAATTTTCAACCCCAACTTACCTTTGATGCTTGGATTATGGTAATTTTGGGCGGTTCTGGAAATAACATTGGCACAATTTTGGGTGCAGTAATTTACTTTGCTTATGATGCCTTAACACGGGAACTTTTACCGAAAATAGTTCCTTTAGATGTGGAACGTATCGGTGCTTTTCGGATTATGTTTATCGGTCTAATTCTCATGGTACTGATGATTTGGCGACCTCAAGGTTTTCTAGGTAAAAAGGAAGAACTTACTCTTGGGAAGTAA